A single window of Pyrus communis chromosome 10, drPyrComm1.1, whole genome shotgun sequence DNA harbors:
- the LOC137747666 gene encoding disease resistance protein RPV1-like, producing MTTHEASSSSSSKSKLWNYDVFLSFSGVDTRNGFTGHLHVALTDRGYQAYIDEQDLERGEEIKEELFRAIEEARISIIVFSKSYADSSWCLDELVKIMECRYKLGRRVLPIFYHIDPTHVRKQNGDLAQAFQKHEEGICEEKDDKEREAKQERIKQWRKALTEDANLSGQHLQITDNGCEAKLIREIVGKIITEWLPSANELNVAKHPVGINSRVQDIVNHLSGGGSNDVVMVGIWGMGGLGKTTAAKSIYNQIHHKFQFKSFLANVSEYDLVELQGKLVSDILKQTGSKITSVDRGISLIKNHLQRRSVLVIIDNVDKVEQLNAIAGNRDWFGPGSRIIITTRDERLLKKVNMKVDKTYPLEKMNEEEALKLFSWHAFGNSWPDEGYLELSKEVVSYCGGLPLALEVLGSSMIERTPTEWKSQLEKLKKIPNEGIMKPLRVSFERLDPTQKDIFLDISCFFIGQDKDYVAKILDGCNFFATIGISDLRERCFITVEDKKLNMHDLLREMAKVIISGYSRLPPGEWSRLWNHEEIIDVLRDKSGTEEVEGLALNFHYSSGQSSNMPRLSTYSSLQSSNMCSFSTEAFGNMKKQRLLKLYNVQLNGEYKHFPKELVWLCWEGCPLKSIPDDFFDQPRLVILEITFSKLVQVWEGSKSLKNLTILNLTRCLDLKKSPDFSNLPNLEELILKWCESLSEIDPSIGHLKKLSLVNLKGCGNLISLPRDFYKSKSVQTLVLDQCRQFSELPEDLGKMISLRVLKASYTAIRQVPRSTVRLKNLTHLSLACLRSKFPLQFPNSLHGLDSLRNLHLSSCRLSDDAFPKGFGSLIYLQDLDIRWNDFHTLPSLSGLSKLENLQLGNCPNLHTLPGLSGLSQLRTLDLRSCNNLHTLPSLSGLSRLESLWLDHCFRLHTIYDLPTNLKFLDASNCHGLVTMPNFSKMSNMRELNVSNSHALTEVPDLDKSLNSMTWIVMHECTNLTADFKRKVLKGWTSCGYAGIFLDGNYVPDWFEFVNDGDKVSFDIPPSDGRNFEGLTLLCFYHLICPCTGFKYGHPHVSIDINNTKHTELLRQKEKKRTKLQTCIGKEDWVIKMRDGLPEKCFLWQGQISNDKLNLQSGDKVDITVGMPETRDDDYYAIVEGTGVNLVWDKPMKENMHDFDRQGRFLIQRHNQGGDASSSSHV from the exons ATGACAACCCACGAAGCCTCCTCTTCATCCTCCTCCAAGTCAAAACTTTGGAATTACGACGTGTTCTTGAGCTTCAGTGGTGTAGACACTCGCAATGGCTTCACGGGCCACCTCCACGTGGCATTAACAGACAGGGGATACCAGGCTTATATCGATGAGCAAGATCTAGAAAGAGGGGAAGAAATAAAAGAGGAACTGTTCCGGGCAATCGAAGAGGCGAGAATCTCTATCATTGTCTTCTCAAAGAGTTATGCGGACTCGAGTTGGTGTCTTGACGAGCTGGTGAAGATCATGGAGTGCAGATACAAATTGGGGCGACGTGTTTTGCCAATATTCTATCATATTGATCCTACACATGTTAGGAAGCAAAACGGAGATTTAGCTCAAGCATTTCAGAAGCACGAAGAGGGCATCTGTGAAGAAAAAGATGACAAGGAACGTGAAGCTAAACAAGAAAGGATAAAGCAATGGAGAAAGGCTCTTACAGAAGATGCAAATTTGTCTGGCCAACATCTTCAAATCACTGACAATGG GTGTGAAGCAAAGCTTATTAGAGAAATTGTTGGCAAGATCATTACGGAATGGCTTCCGAGCGCAAACGAATTAAATGTGGCCAAGCACCCGGTTGGAATCAATTCTCGCGTTCAAGATATTGTCAATCATCTTTCAGGTGGTGGATCAAATGACGTCGTCATGGTTGGAATTTGGGGGATGGGTGGATTGGGTAAAACAACAGCTGCCAAATCCATTTATAACCAAATTCATCATAAGTTCCAATTCAAAAGTTTCCTTGCCAACGTTAGTGAATATGATCTGGTTGAGTTGCAAGGAAAACTTGTTTCTGACATCTTGAAACAGACCGGGTCTAAGATAACCAGTGTTGATCGAGGTATCAGTCTgataaaaaatcatctccaacgtAGAAGCGTACTTGTCATTATTGACAATGTAGACAAAGTGGAACAACTAAATGCAATAGCTGGAAATCGTGATTGGTTTGGCCCAGGAAGTAGAATTATCATAACGACACGAGATGAACGTTTACTAAAGAAAGTGAACATGAAAGTGGATAAGACATATCCGCTTgagaaaatgaatgaagaagaagctctGAAGCTCTTTAGTTGGCATGCCTTTGGAAATAGTTGGCCTGATGAAGGATATCTTGAACTCTCAAAAGAGGTTGTTTCTTACTGTGGTGGTTTGCCACTAGcccttgaagttttaggttcttCTATGATTGAAAGAACCCCAACAGAGTGGAAAAGTCAGTtggagaaattgaaaaaaattcctAATGAAGGAATAATGAAACCGCTAAGAGTAAGCTTTGAAAGGCTAGATCCTACGCAAAAGGATATATTCCTTGACATATCTTGTTTCTTTATTGGACAGGATAAGGACTATGTCGCAAAAATATTAGATGGATGTAACTTTTTTGCGACAATAGGAATCAGTGACCTCCGTGAACGATGCTTTATAACTGTTGAAGACAAGAAGTTGAATATGCATGATTTGCTTAGAGAAATGGCCAAAGTAATCATTTCTGGATATTCCCGTCTTCCCCCTGGAGAATGGAGTAGGTTGTGGAACCATGAAGAGATCATTGATGTATTGAGAGATAAATCT GGAACCGAAGAAGTTGAAGGACTTGCTCTAAATTTCCATTATTCCAGTGGTCAAAGCTCTAACATGCCTCGTTTAAGTACTTATTCTAGTCTTCAAAGCTCTAACATGTGTAGTTTTAGTACAGAAGCATTTGGCAATATGAAGAAACAGAGACTGCTCAAGCTCTACAACGTGCAGCTCAATGGGGAATACAAACATTTCCCCAAAGAGTTAGTATGGTTGTGTTGGGAAGGATGCCCTTTAAAGTCCATACCAGATGACTTCTTTGATCAACCAAGACTAGTTATTTTAGAGATAACGTTCAGCAAACTAGTACAAGTTTGGGAGGGCTCCAAG TCGCTTAAAAACTTGACCATCCTTAATCTCACACGTTGCCTTGACTTAAAAAAATCACCAGACTTTTCAAATCTCCCAAATCTTGAAGAGTTGATATTGAAATGGTGTGAGAGTTTGTCCGAGATTGACCCCTCCATTGGTCATCTTAAAAAACTTTCTTTGGTGAACCTCAAAGGCTGCGGCAATCTTATTTCTCTTCCTAGGGATTTCTACAAGTCCAAATCCGTTCAGACTCTTGTTCTTGATCAGTGTAGGCAATTCAGTGAACTGCCTGAGGATTTAGGGAAGATGATATCATTGAGAGTGCTTAAAGCATCTTACACAGCCATAAGACAAGTACCGCGTTCCACAGTAAGATTGAAGAATCTCACTCATTTATCTCTAGCGTGCCTGAGATCAAAGTTTCCTTTGCAATTTCCCAATTCGTTACATGGCTTAGACTCTTTAAGAAATTTACATCTCTCATCGTGCAGATTAAGTGATGATGCATTCCCAAAAGGTTTTGGGAGTCTAATTTATTTACAAGATTTGGATATTCGATGGAATGATTTTCATACCCTACCCAGCCTCAGTGGTCtttcaaaacttgaaaatttgcaATTAGGTAACTGCCCTAACCTTCATACCCTCCCCGGCCTGAGTGGTCTTTCACAGCTTAGAACTCTGGATTTAAGGAGCTGCAATAACTTACACACCCTACCCAGCCTCAGTGGTCTTTCAAGGCTTGAAAGTCTCTGGTTAGATCATTGCTTCAGGCTTCATACAATCTATGATTTAccaacaaatttgaaatttctggATGCGTCTAATTGCCATGGTTTGGTAACAATGCCCAATTTTTCAAAAATGTCGAATATGAGAGAACTGAATGTAAGTAATTCACACGCACTCACTGAGGTTCCAGACTTGGATAAGTCATTAAACTCGATGACATGGATTGTAATGCATGAGTGCACCAATCTCACAGCTGATTTTAAGAGGAAGGTCCTAaag GGATGGACTTCTTGCGGATATGCTGGCATTTTTCTCGATGGGAATTATGTTCCTGATTGGTTTGAGTTTGTCAACGATGGTGATAAAGTCAGTTTTGATATCCCCCCAAGTGATGGTCGTAATTTTGAAGGGTTGACTCTGTTATGCTTTTACCACTTAATCTGTCCCTGTACAGGCTTTAAATATGGTCATCCTCATGTCAGTATTGATATAAATAATACCAAGCATACTGAGTTGCttcgacaaaaagaaaaaaagcgtACTAAGTTGCAGACCTGCATAGGCAAGGAAGATTGGGTTATAAAAATGCGCGATGGTTTACCTGAAAAATGTTTTCTTTGGCAAGGACAAATATCGAACGATAAGCTCAATTTGCAAAGCGGGGATAAAGTTGATATAACTGTTGGAATGCCAGAGACACGTGATGATGATTATTATGCGATAGTTGAGGGAACAGGGGTTAATCTAGTATGGGACAAACCTATGAAGGAAAATATGCACGATTTTGATCGTCAGGGAAGGTTTTTGATACAGAGGCACAATCAAGGTGGTGATGCATCGTCATCATCACATGTTTGA